One genomic segment of Arachis duranensis cultivar V14167 chromosome 4, aradu.V14167.gnm2.J7QH, whole genome shotgun sequence includes these proteins:
- the LOC107484632 gene encoding uncharacterized protein LOC107484632 — MTKLTRKEASFVWTSECEESFQNLKQKLTSAPVLILLEPHEPFEVYCDTSLKGLDCILMQHRNVVAYASRQLRPHEANYGTHDLELVAIVFALKIWRHHLYEVNVVADALSRKSLTISWMKIKEEELVEKFVDLKLDIGEVAGRACLNKLQISSDFKSELLKAHQNDDVLPKVLPSIKQGKQWRVSWDQDGLWRFKGRIIVPDVRNLRQDILKEAHKSGFSIHPGSTKMYHDLKAIFW; from the exons ATGACTAAATTGACAAGGAAAGAAGCGTCTTTTGTTTGGACGTCGGAGTGTGAAGAGAGTTTTCAGAATTTGAAGCAGAAGTTAACTTCAGCACCTGTTTTAATCTTACTGGAACCACATGAACCATTTGAAGTGTACTGTGATACCTCCTTGAAGGGTTTGGATTGCATTTTGATGCAACACCGGAATGTGGTGGCTTATGCATCGCGTCAGCTGAGACCACATGAGGCAAATTACGGAACTCATGACTTAGAATTAGTAGCGATTGTGTTTGCATTGAAGATTTGGAGACATCACTTGTACGAA GTGAATGTAGTAGCAGACGCATTGAGTCGAAAATCCTTAACAATATCTTGGATGAAAATCAAGGAAGAGGAGCTAGTGGAAAAGTTTGTGGATCTTAAGTTGGATATTGGTGAAGTTGCCGGAAGAGCTTGCCTAAATAAGTTACAgatctcaagtgactttaaatccgaactcctaaaggctcatcaaaacgATGATGTGTTACCTAAGGTGTTGCCATCTATCAAGCAAGGGAAGCAATGGAGAGTGTCATGGGATCAAGATGGATtgtggagattcaagggtaggatcattgtgccggatgttagAAATTTGCGACAAGATATATTGAAAGAAGCGCACAAGAGCGGATTTTCTATTCACCCTGggagtactaagatgtaccacgaTCTGAAGGCTATATTCTGGtga